The window TCCAGTGTTTCTTTTAAACAAGCGGTTGTATCCATCGTGTCTGAAGTCAGCATCGATTGAATGGCAACCGGGTTGCCTCCGCCCAATTTTACCTTGCCCACCGCTACTTCTCGTGCCTGCCTTCGTTTATAACTGCAAAAATGGGTTTTGTCCGTGAACATGTTTGGCCTGCTATCAAAAACGTGCACAAAGGTGCGCACTGTTCTCTTCCTGCCCCGATTCCTCAACGGAATCGTCTCTGACAGGCGTAACTTTCCCGACTACGGCAGAGACCATCTCTGCCGCAGTGCCGCTGTTACCAGACGGACTCGCCACGGGTAGGGCAGTTGCGGTTGCCAGCCGTTTGAGGTTGAGCGCCGCGTTGAAGTCGCGGTCGTGGTGCGTGCCGCACTCGGGACACGTCCAGCTCCGATCCTTGAGCGTCAGCGCCTCGTTCTTCCACCCGCAAACCGAACACAGGCGACTGCTCGGATACCAGCGATCGGCGATGATGAGCCGCGTCGGCTCGGACACCGCATGGCGCAGGCCGAGAAAATCACGAAGCTGTGATTCGGTGTAAAGCCTTCGGTTGCTGTCGGTCCGCGCCGCAGGAATTAGTCGGCCTTCACGCTCCCATCGCTGCAAGGTCTTGACCGAGACCCCCAGCAGCTTGGCCGCCCGGCCCGTGCTCATTGTGCTTTCCATTCCCTACGTAATACACCATTACGCACTATTTGCAATACTAAAGTTTAGCTCCTTTATTACTTCGCACTTTCCAGGTGAGACCGAGAAGATGTCGCTTCCTCCTTGGAATGGAATTTTAATTCTGGAACATTTCCCTTCGATTTCCAAGGAATTTCTTGAACATCGAAAAAAGTCACATAAAGCATGTAGCCGATGAGGAGAGTAGCGAAGACGGTTTGAAGGGCTTCCAATAACTTTATGTTCAACGGCCTGCCTCTGATCCATTCTACGACTCCCAAAAGAATATGCCCCCCGTCAAGGACGGGAATCGGGAACAAATTTATAAGAGCCGCATTGACATTAAAGAGGACACTGAACCAAAGAGCCAGCCTCCATCCATGGGGACTTTCAAAGAGCATGTAATAAAACCGCATTATTCCTATCGGCCCGCTTAAGTGTTGGGGCTTGATGTCCGACTTGGGGGAAAGAACCGCCTGCAAAACATTAAACATCGCCGAAACGCTCGCTTTAAGCTGCTCTATAGGGCCAGGATGAGAAAGGGTCATCTGGCCGTTTAAATCCCACAGTAAACCGATACGGGGAACTTTTTCTCCTTCAGGATAGGTCGGCTTGATCCGCACCGTAAAAGTACGCCCTGCCCTTTTAATCAAAAAGGTCATTTCCTTCTGGGGGTGGGATGCAACATAGTCGTTCAATAGAAAGGGAGAATAAAGTTTTTGCCCATCGACTTCTAGAATCTGATCGTTTGGCTTTATGGATGCCGCTTCGGCAGGACTACCCGGGAAAACTTTGGCCACAGTAGGGGTTTGGGCAGGCATAATAAAAATCTGCCTCAAGCTTTTCCGCTGAAATGCCGATCTTTCCTCCTTTACAGGAACAACATCAAAGTGCAATATTTTCCCCTCTCTCTCTACTTCAACAGCGATCGTTGAACCTTCACTCCGAACGATGTTCCAAGTGACCGAATCGTTATCCATTCCTTGAAATCTCTGGACGGGATGTCCATCAATTTTGAGAATTTTATCCCCCGCCCTTAATCCAGCACGATCTGCGGGAGAATCTTTGACCACGTAACCGATCACGGTGGTCAGTTCGCTTTCGCTCACCGGCCTGCCCACAACGTAAACAACCAAGGCAAAGATAACCGCTAGAAGAAGGCTAAAAACGGGGCCGGCAAGAGCGACAATGATCTTGTCTTTCGGAGAAACAGCCGGCAGTTGCCTTCGAGAAGGCTCCCCTTCTCCTTCTTTATTATCCTCGTTAGGAATCATCTGGGGTAAGGCAACGAATCCTCCTGCAGGGATCCAGCCTAGGCTGTAAGTTACTCCCCCTATTTCCTTTTTCCAAAGAGGATGGCCAAACCAAACTCCAAACCTTTCCACGACCAATCCCCTCCATCTAGCCGCTAAAAAATGGCCGAGCTCATGGACAACAATCATGACATTGAAAAGGAAGACCACCTCGAACAAGATGACCAGGAAATGAAGAAGCGATTGCAAGGACATGGAAATTATAAAAAAATTATCCCACAATGGACTAAAGTCGAACTCTTTTTTTTATCCATTCTCGAGCAGCGACCCTAGATATCTTGTCCGCCTCGATTATCTCTTCCAACTGGGGATCTGGAGTCTGCTTGTGGTTGTCAAGAACAGCGCCAACGCACTCCCAAATTTCGGAAAAAGATATTTTCCCCTCGAGAAAAGATTCTACTGCCACTTCGTTGGCCGCATTCAAGGCGCAGGGATAAGTTCCCGCCGCTTCCCCGGCAAATCTCGCAAGATTAAGAGCGGGAAAACTCTTGTGATCGGGAGCTTCAAAGGTTAAATCTCCTATTTCATAAAGGTTTAACGGTCTTACAGGACTGGGTAGCCTTTCAGGAAAAGTAAAAGAAAACTGGATAGGCAAACACATATCCGAATGGCTGAGCTGAGCCAATTGAGAGCCGTCGCAGAATTCTACCAGGGAATGAATGATACTTTGGGGATGGATAACCACCTCGATTTGAGAATAAGGGATAGAAAAAAGATGATGAGCTTCAATCATCTCAAGTCCCTTGTTAAATAGGGATGCCGAATCAATGGTAATTTTTTTTCCCATTTTCCAAGTCGGATGATTTAATGCCTCCTCAACGGTCACTTTCTTTAGCCTTTCAACGCTATAGCCTCGAAAGGGTCCTCCGGAGGCGGTAAGGATAATCCGTTTTACAGAGCGTCTATCCTCGCCACGGATGCATTGAAAGACAGCGCTATGCTCGCTATCCACGGGGATAATCTGGACATCTTTCTCCCTGAGCCTCTTCATCACCACGCAGCCGGCCATCACCAGGATTTCCTTGCTGGCCAAGGCGATGTGGATTCCCTTATCTATGGCTTTCAAAGTCGGCTCCAGTCCGGCCGTTCCTACAATGGCCACAAGAAGGAGGTCCGCCTCCAGCTCTTCAACCAAAGCATTGAGGCTGCCCGGACCCCAAAACCCTTTCGAAGGGGAAAATTCATTAAACCACTCGGGTCGAGCGGGAGTATTCCACAAGGCAAAAGCACGAGGATTAAATTCCAGGCACTGTTTTCTCAGCAGTTCTGACTGAGATCCTGCTGCCAAACCTACGATTTCAACCCGATCTGCAAGTTTCCTGGCTACCTCCAATGCATTACGGCCAATGGATCCGGTCGATCCCAGGATAATGACTTTTTTCCTCATGAATGCAGGAAAGGAAGGGAAGGATTCTTTTGGGGTGTCTAACTTGCCAAGTTCCCTTCCTTGGCTAATTTAAAAATTTGATCGAAGTCTTCTTGAGACCTCACCGCCAGCTCCGCCAGCATTTTTCTGTTCACCCCAATGCCGGCTTTCCTCAAAGCTTCCATGAACCGGCTATAGGTCATCCCCCTTTTTCTGCACGCCGCATTGATCCTCTGGATCCATAGCGCGCGAAATTCCCTTTTTCTATTTTTCCTGTCTCTGTAGGACCAGTACCTTGCCTTGTAGAGGGCATCCTTAGCATATCTAAAGAGCTTGCTCCTTCTTCCACGAAACCCTCGTGCATCTCGTAGAAGCCTTTTCCGTCTTTTGCGCGATTGCGGCGCATTCGTTGCTCTAGCCATATCCGCTCTCTCCTCTCGTATTACGATAGCATCTCAAAAAAAGTTCCAATTTTAAGAAAAGGGCAGGCTTTCAACAATTTTCTTTCTATCGGAGTCATCTACAACTTTTACAGAGCCGATTCGTCTCATCCTTTTCCTGTTTTTAGAAGAAGCCAGGTGTCTTCTCCCCGATCCACGATAGAGAATCTTTCCCTTTGCTGAAACTTTAAATCTTTTGGCTACCGCCTTTTTTGTTTTCCTTCTTGGAATAGGTTTAGGCATCTTTGTTCCCCTCTTTGCTGGTGTTTTCTTTTTCCTTTTGTTTTTCCCTATTTTCTTCCCTTATTCTCGTTGTTTCCGTTTCCGGAAGGTTATATTTTAGCAACCTTTTGTTTGCCGGTAAAGGAGTAAAAGTAAGGGAAATATTCCTTCCTGCAAGTTTGGGTTCCTGGTCCGTTTGCCCAACGTGGGCTAATTCTTTGATCAATCGATTCATCAAGTTCAGGGCTAAATCCTGATGGGTTATTTCTCTTCCCCTCAGGAAAAGGTTGAACTTGACTTTCATTCCCTTGGCCATGAAGGCTTCCGCCTGCTTGAGCTTGATAAGGAAATCATGCTCGTTGATATTGACATGAAGCTGGATTTCTTTGAGCTTGGTTGCCCCTTTTTTTGAATCTTTTTCCTTCTTGGACAAGGAATATTTGAACTTTCCATAATCGAGAATCTTGCAAACGGGAGGGTGAGCATGCGGAGAAACCTCCACAAGATCCAGTCCTTGTTGTTGGGCTCTTTGCTGGGCTTCTTGAATAGGAAGGACACCCAAAGACTTCCCCGTTGAATCGATGACAAGAACCTCTTTTGCTCGAATAGCGTTATTAATCCGAACAAAGGTTTTTTTATTGGAGTGAAAACGGGATGAAGGATGCACAGGAAGATCGGATCTTAGACTCTACGCTCTTTATATTCAGCGGTTATCAGAGAAATAAAGGTATCCAGAGACATTTCTCCTATATTTCCTTTTTTCGAAGTTCTTACCGAAACTCTAGACATTTGTTCTTCTTTTTTACCAACGATTAGCATATAAGGCACTTTTTGAAGTTGTGCAACACGAATTTTTGCTCCAAGGGTATCATTTTTTCTATCAAGACTAACTCTAAACCGGTTTTGTTGCAATATTTCTTTGATCTTTTCCCCATAAGCGATCAAGCCGTCAGAAACGGGAATGACACGAACCTGTTCCGGCGCCAGCCAAAGAGGAAAATGCCCTTCATAATGCTCAATCAAAATCGCAAGAAATCGTTCAAGGGAACCGAAAGGGGCCCTATGGATGATCACTGGTGCGTGGAGTTGGC is drawn from Methylacidiphilum infernorum V4 and contains these coding sequences:
- the rseP gene encoding RIP metalloprotease RseP, whose product is MSLQSLLHFLVILFEVVFLFNVMIVVHELGHFLAARWRGLVVERFGVWFGHPLWKKEIGGVTYSLGWIPAGGFVALPQMIPNEDNKEGEGEPSRRQLPAVSPKDKIIVALAGPVFSLLLAVIFALVVYVVGRPVSESELTTVIGYVVKDSPADRAGLRAGDKILKIDGHPVQRFQGMDNDSVTWNIVRSEGSTIAVEVEREGKILHFDVVPVKEERSAFQRKSLRQIFIMPAQTPTVAKVFPGSPAEAASIKPNDQILEVDGQKLYSPFLLNDYVASHPQKEMTFLIKRAGRTFTVRIKPTYPEGEKVPRIGLLWDLNGQMTLSHPGPIEQLKASVSAMFNVLQAVLSPKSDIKPQHLSGPIGIMRFYYMLFESPHGWRLALWFSVLFNVNAALINLFPIPVLDGGHILLGVVEWIRGRPLNIKLLEALQTVFATLLIGYMLYVTFFDVQEIPWKSKGNVPELKFHSKEEATSSRSHLESAK
- the dxr gene encoding 1-deoxy-D-xylulose-5-phosphate reductoisomerase yields the protein MRKKVIILGSTGSIGRNALEVARKLADRVEIVGLAAGSQSELLRKQCLEFNPRAFALWNTPARPEWFNEFSPSKGFWGPGSLNALVEELEADLLLVAIVGTAGLEPTLKAIDKGIHIALASKEILVMAGCVVMKRLREKDVQIIPVDSEHSAVFQCIRGEDRRSVKRIILTASGGPFRGYSVERLKKVTVEEALNHPTWKMGKKITIDSASLFNKGLEMIEAHHLFSIPYSQIEVVIHPQSIIHSLVEFCDGSQLAQLSHSDMCLPIQFSFTFPERLPSPVRPLNLYEIGDLTFEAPDHKSFPALNLARFAGEAAGTYPCALNAANEVAVESFLEGKISFSEIWECVGAVLDNHKQTPDPQLEEIIEADKISRVAAREWIKKRVRL
- the rplT gene encoding 50S ribosomal protein L20 yields the protein MARATNAPQSRKRRKRLLRDARGFRGRRSKLFRYAKDALYKARYWSYRDRKNRKREFRALWIQRINAACRKRGMTYSRFMEALRKAGIGVNRKMLAELAVRSQEDFDQIFKLAKEGNLAS
- the rpmI gene encoding 50S ribosomal protein L35, which produces MPKPIPRRKTKKAVAKRFKVSAKGKILYRGSGRRHLASSKNRKRMRRIGSVKVVDDSDRKKIVESLPFS
- the infC gene encoding translation initiation factor IF-3 gives rise to the protein MHPSSRFHSNKKTFVRINNAIRAKEVLVIDSTGKSLGVLPIQEAQQRAQQQGLDLVEVSPHAHPPVCKILDYGKFKYSLSKKEKDSKKGATKLKEIQLHVNINEHDFLIKLKQAEAFMAKGMKVKFNLFLRGREITHQDLALNLMNRLIKELAHVGQTDQEPKLAGRNISLTFTPLPANKRLLKYNLPETETTRIREENREKQKEKENTSKEGNKDA